The genomic window AAAACCGAACGGGCTTGCTCAAGATTTGGCCTGGAAGGATCACTCGCCAACTGGTCCAAGGCTTGAGTTAATTGCAATCCCTTATCCTTAAACTGGCTCAAGTCAACCTCTCTCATGGACAACTCTTCAGTATCCCGCAGAAATTGCCATTCCCGTTGCAATCCGGTAAAGCGAGCAACAGCAGCAGCAAAGGGTTCGCGGTAGGGAATGGGAGTGCGATCGCCTAAAGCAGAAGGTCCTTGAGTCCGCTGAAAAATTCCATTCAACACCGGGTTAAGATTTTCTGCCGCAAACAGCGCATATCCTCCCACCGACTGATTCCTTAACGCCTGGATTTGGTCTACGGCAATAATCTCCGGTAAATCCAACAGCCGAATCGCCGGTAATATCAAAGCCGCACCTAGATCTTCCTGATTAATCCAAGGTTGCGCCAACTGTTCTAGGCGGTTTGTATCCATTGCATAAGTCATGGGTACAACTAAGTCAACCTCCCCGCGACGGGCCCATTCTTCCCAATTTTGTTGAATTTTGTTGCGGCGATCGTGAGGATTCAAGGGAAACACTGCCACGGACAAGATTAAGTCAGAACGCAGAGTCCGCAGCAGTTGAGAGGCATCAGCGACAAAACTATCAATTTGACGCACCCGAAAATCAGTCCATTGCTGCCACAAATCGCGATCGCTTGGACGAATCGTCATCGGGTCTACGCCGGTTAAATTCTGAAACTCCTGGCGCGCCACCTTCCCATATCCATAAGTGCGTTCCGCACTCGGGTCCTGAAAAGGATATCGAATATAATCTAACTGCACCCCATCCACTTCATACCGAGTCGCAATTTCCTCCAAGAGATTTAACAAATAACTGCGAACCTCGGGATTTGCCGGGTCCAAAAAAGGCTTCGTTTGTCCTGGGGGAATCATCTGTCCCTGGTTGGTATAACCCGCCCAATCGGGATTAGCTGCAATCACAGGACCGGGATAATTCGGGTCTAAATTGAGTAAAACATTGTGTCGCTGATTCCCGGCAGCAAAGGTCCAAACCCAGGCGTGTAACTCCATGCCGCGATCGTGAGCTAGTTTGACCGCTACAGCTAGGGGGTCCCAATTTGCAATTAAGGGATTCTGCTGCGGTGCCACCTGGGAGGGATAAATCGGATATCCGGCATTGATGGTTTCAAAAAAGACCGTATTAATCCCCGTAGCGGCGAGATTGTCAAAAATCCGGGCTAGACCCTGTTCTGAGCCCGCCCGCACAATGGAACCGCGATCTAACCAGATTGCGCGGATTTCCGGTTGAGCGAGTACGCCATTGGTGGGATAGTTTTCCCACAGGAGATCGCGAATTTCCACCCATTTAGCGCGAGCACCGGCATAGTCCTGTTGCTGAACTAATTGGGGGAATTCCAACAGCAGCGATCGCGCCGTGACGATCGCCTCATGAGTAGGAACAAACGCCTGTTCTATCTGGGCGATCGCCTCCCCAGTGTCCGTCTCTTTCTTCTCCCCCACCGAATCCAGGGATGTAGAAGCGACGGAAATTTTATCCGTCATCTCCTCATCAGTCTCAAAACGAGCTTGCTCAGGACCTTGAGCATGGACGGAAGCAGTAATCAAGGCAGTTTCCACCCGTCCTAAGAGATTTTCCAATTCTTGCCGCATCTCGATCGCCTGGAACGAGGGAATCGGCAATGGCCCTTGCTCCACCATCAGTCCCGGAGGTGCCGTTTCTTCCGCCGGATCCAACTCACCCAGTTCAATCTCTGCTACTTGTGCCGTTGTCCTCTGGGAGGGAACCGCACTCCCGGGAAAGGAGGGGAGAGTATCCCCAGGAGAGGGACGTGCCGGTGCTTGGGGGACGGGCGCGGGTGCTGGAACCGGACTACTGGCGGGGGCCGCTTCTGGCTGTTGCCTCCGTTGCATCTGCGCTTCCCGCAATTGTTCTGCCTCACTTTGGGCGGGAGATGATGGGGCCTGAGATTCAGGCGGGGGTGGGGGATTCTCCTGACCCGCTATCGTGCGATTGACTAGGGGTCCCCGTTGGAGTTCACTTCGCAGGAGGGCCGCCCGTAACCAGGCGCTATCATACTCTACATCTGCATGGTTGCCCCATTCCCAGCCGAAAAAGGTCGTGCG from Laspinema palackyanum D2c includes these protein-coding regions:
- a CDS encoding glycoside hydrolase family 10 protein; translated protein: MSDRRYHLRKSLKKVQFWLDPIIYTHRGKGPSIPNRGQWVMGTVVASLGLLSAPVPGAIAQPTPPGTNIPETSLSQTAPETTPGRVPSQPLTENSALRLGVVRSSENQAQWEAIDARLRAAGLVYETIELDRLLDDAREANITVLFIPNIATWTVEQALALESLLSQGVHAIVSGPLGVNSAAGIRHALTATLGGTWQGPLSQPTPMEPLYCRTEMLCPSNWIPPEVNRIAIPGGILAPSGYNTEVMTTWGPAPGNPAVLVSDRTTFFGWEWGNHADVEYDSAWLRAALLRSELQRGPLVNRTIAGQENPPPPPESQAPSSPAQSEAEQLREAQMQRRQQPEAAPASSPVPAPAPVPQAPARPSPGDTLPSFPGSAVPSQRTTAQVAEIELGELDPAEETAPPGLMVEQGPLPIPSFQAIEMRQELENLLGRVETALITASVHAQGPEQARFETDEEMTDKISVASTSLDSVGEKKETDTGEAIAQIEQAFVPTHEAIVTARSLLLEFPQLVQQQDYAGARAKWVEIRDLLWENYPTNGVLAQPEIRAIWLDRGSIVRAGSEQGLARIFDNLAATGINTVFFETINAGYPIYPSQVAPQQNPLIANWDPLAVAVKLAHDRGMELHAWVWTFAAGNQRHNVLLNLDPNYPGPVIAANPDWAGYTNQGQMIPPGQTKPFLDPANPEVRSYLLNLLEEIATRYEVDGVQLDYIRYPFQDPSAERTYGYGKVARQEFQNLTGVDPMTIRPSDRDLWQQWTDFRVRQIDSFVADASQLLRTLRSDLILSVAVFPLNPHDRRNKIQQNWEEWARRGEVDLVVPMTYAMDTNRLEQLAQPWINQEDLGAALILPAIRLLDLPEIIAVDQIQALRNQSVGGYALFAAENLNPVLNGIFQRTQGPSALGDRTPIPYREPFAAAVARFTGLQREWQFLRDTEELSMREVDLSQFKDKGLQLTQALDQLASDPSRPNLEQARSVLREFRGQFRGWMNLYSLQKPYQIETWENRLQTLEDLLSYGEQFLLQR